The Sesamum indicum cultivar Zhongzhi No. 13 linkage group LG6, S_indicum_v1.0, whole genome shotgun sequence genome has a segment encoding these proteins:
- the LOC105163923 gene encoding probable WRKY transcription factor 25, protein MSSASFTSLLASDHHPTSAAAVVSKGLGDRIAERTGSGVPKFKSLPPPSLPISPPPAAFSPSSFFAIPHGLSPAELLDSPVLLSASNILPSPTTGTFPIQGFDWKSKSDRAQQQQEVEIKNQQKGFSDFSFQAQTKPLTSYGQQTWGYQEPVNQDVSSSDKPNQESEFSSTHEVSTFQTSHRNNNTVRSEYDHYNQSSQTINDNRRSDDGYNWRKYGQKQVKGSENPRSYYKCTHPNCPTKKKIERSLDGRITEIVYKGTHNHPKPQSGRRSSSSSSTASASSIVIQTCSTQSNEIPEQSYGLNAAGKVDSFVSTPENSSISIEDLEQSAQKSKSGGDEFDEVEPDAKRWKGENESEGISAMGNRTVREPRVVVQTMSDIDILDDGYRWRKYGQKVVKGNPNPRSYYKCTSQGCQVRKHVERAAHDTRAVITTYEGKHNHDVPAARGSGNSSSLSRTVPYIPSNNATIAAVRPITLQHNLAYPMPVRSSARPPTVEDDAPYMSESHRHSRFGNSITSCVDNALFSRAKDEPGDDMFLESLLR, encoded by the exons ATGTCTTCCGCCTCTTTCACTAGTCTTCTTGCCTCCGACCACCACCCTACTTCCGCCGCCGCCGTCGTCAGCAAAGGTCTTGGTGATCGGATAGCGGAGAGGACGGGTTCTGGAGTTCCTAAGTTCAAGTCTCTTCCGCCGCCGTCGCTTCCCATATCGCCACCGCCCGCTGCCTTCTCTCCTTCTTCCTTCTTTGCTATCCCTCATGGGTTGAGCCCTGCCGAGCTTTTGGATTCTCCTGTTCTTCTGTCGGCTTCTAAT ATTTTGCCCTCTCCAACTACAGGGACCTTTCCAATTCAGGGTTTCGATTGGAAGAGCAAGTCTGACAGGGCCCAGCAGCAGCAGGAAGTGGAAATCAAAAATCAACAGAAGGGCTTCTCGGATTTCTCTTTCCAAGCCCAAACAAAGCCTCTGACATCTTAT GGACAGCAGACATGGGGTTATCAAGAACCTGTTAATCAAGATGTTTCATCATCAGACAAACCCAACCAGGAATCGGAATTCAGTTCAACCCATGAGGTTTCTACATTCCAAACAAGCCATCGCAACAACAATACTGTCCGATCAGAATACGATCATTACAATCAGTCATCACAGACAATAAACGACAACAGAAGGTCCGATGATGGGTACAATTGGAGGAAATATGGGCAGAAACAGGTGAAGGGGAGTGAAAATCCACGAAGCTATTACAAATGCACGCACCCCAATTGTCCGACCAAGAAAAAGATCGAACGGTCGTTGGATGGACGGATCACTGAAATTGTTTACAAGGGTACTCACAACCATCCGAAGCCTCAGTCGGGCAGGAGATCATCGTCGTCCTCATCAACAGCATCGGCTTCTTCTATAGTAATTCAGACTTGCAGTACTCAGTCCAATGAAATCCCTGAGCAGTCCTATGGATTGAATGCTGCCGGAAAAGTGGACTCCTTTGTCTCTACACCAGAGAACTCTTCGATATCTATCGAAGATTTGGAGCAGAGTGCTCAGAAGAGCAAGTCGGGTGGAGATGAGTTCGATGAGGTTGAGCCTGATGCGAAGAGATG GAAAGGTGAGAATGAGAGTGAAGGTATTTCGGCAATGGGGAATAGGACAGTGAGAGAGCCAAGAGTTGTAGTTCAAACTATGAGTGATATAGATATACTCGATGATGGATATAGATGGAGAAAATATGGTCAGAAAGTGGTCAAGGGAAATCCCAATCCCAG GAGCTATTACAAGTGCACTAGTCAAGGGTGTCAAGTAAGGAAACACGTGGAACGAGCGGCCCACGACACGAGGGCCGTGATAACCACCTACGAGGGGAAGCACAACCACGATGTCCCTGCTGCTCGTGGCAGTGGCAACAGCAGTTCCCTTAGCAGAACCGTGCCGTATATTCCAAGCAACAATGCAACCATTGCTGCAGTTAGGCCTATAACGTTGCAGCATAACTTGGCTTATCCAATGCCAGTCCGCAGCAGTGCAAGGCCACCGACGGTTGAAGATGATGCACCGTATATGTCGGAGAGCCATAGACATTCAAGATTCGGAAACTCAATAACTTCTTGCGTCGACAATGCGTTGTTTTCAAGAGCTAAGGACGAGCCCGGAGACGACATGTTTCTCGAGTCTTTGCTCCGCTGA